One stretch of Leadbetterella byssophila DSM 17132 DNA includes these proteins:
- a CDS encoding helix-turn-helix transcriptional regulator gives MNKIAFTARQARGLSKGEVARELGISEADYNELELELTPMSSEMAEKLAAVYNIPAEYFMIGSFYNIQMGIDALKQQKEIINNSALSENLPISIPAQFHMRLAKLGLEAVIANQEKLLLLRQNRELEFENNALRTLYKSTKNVG, from the coding sequence ATGAACAAGATCGCATTTACAGCCCGACAGGCTAGGGGCTTATCCAAAGGAGAGGTCGCGAGAGAACTAGGAATATCTGAGGCCGATTATAATGAACTGGAACTAGAACTTACCCCAATGTCGTCAGAAATGGCGGAAAAGCTGGCAGCCGTATATAATATACCGGCAGAATACTTCATGATAGGCAGCTTTTACAATATCCAAATGGGGATAGATGCATTGAAGCAGCAAAAGGAAATTATCAATAATTCTGCCTTGTCCGAAAACTTACCCATTTCTATTCCAGCACAGTTTCACATGCGACTTGCCAAATTGGGGCTTGAAGCAGTGATAGCCAATCAAGAAAAACTACTGTTGCTAAGGCAAAACAGAGAGTTGGAATTTGAAAACAACGCTCTGAGAACATTATACAAAAGTACAAAGAATGTCGGATAA
- a CDS encoding DUF6973 domain-containing protein, with amino-acid sequence MKNLLNVSLAIALLFSATLMSCKNDGLQPTEQPSDKFISFKGETIKIPANFPEELFGQTQEEFDSYMNGKTARKAREINSANLTYDEILEIFNKHLVKYPRVNYDSISNEDLKRILVDIPSIKSLEDALSKVDFIFDYYNTIVKNDIIPDVLALEKSKLSAKISGGSPGSLTDPERNVLLGNPTYGAIYAQAANDANYVTMVEWGVDIDNQKNNAFKHSLWNCLIIRGILGGAPASKTQAINFAQNGTSAHEKNNDGSQNHTPEAAMDLHNNMSARNWMDDEVKWGIGPFRKMPNFEKIKNTWYARANSSTFYDKSTNWTGILVLHGGNNSTTWNNLYNNLYGGHQHCVHME; translated from the coding sequence ATGAAGAATCTACTAAATGTTTCGCTTGCAATCGCTCTACTTTTCTCAGCAACGCTGATGTCCTGTAAAAATGACGGTCTACAACCAACAGAACAACCCTCTGATAAATTTATATCCTTCAAAGGGGAGACCATTAAAATTCCTGCAAATTTCCCTGAGGAGCTTTTCGGGCAAACACAGGAAGAATTTGATAGTTATATGAATGGCAAAACCGCCAGGAAAGCCAGGGAGATAAATAGTGCGAATCTCACCTACGATGAAATCCTTGAAATTTTCAATAAACATCTTGTCAAATACCCGAGGGTAAACTATGATAGCATATCAAATGAGGATTTAAAACGCATTTTGGTCGATATCCCATCTATTAAAAGTTTGGAGGATGCACTCTCCAAAGTGGACTTCATTTTTGATTATTACAATACAATTGTTAAAAATGATATTATTCCGGATGTTTTAGCATTGGAAAAGTCGAAGTTAAGTGCTAAGATTTCGGGCGGATCTCCTGGTAGCTTAACTGACCCTGAAAGGAATGTATTGCTTGGCAATCCAACTTATGGGGCCATCTATGCACAGGCTGCCAATGATGCCAATTACGTAACGATGGTTGAATGGGGTGTAGATATTGATAATCAAAAAAACAATGCCTTTAAACATAGTCTTTGGAACTGTCTTATTATACGAGGTATTTTAGGCGGCGCCCCGGCCAGCAAGACCCAGGCCATAAACTTTGCGCAAAATGGTACGTCTGCGCACGAAAAGAATAATGACGGATCGCAAAACCATACTCCTGAGGCGGCAATGGACCTGCATAATAATATGTCAGCCAGGAACTGGATGGACGATGAGGTTAAGTGGGGCATAGGGCCGTTTAGAAAAATGCCTAACTTTGAGAAAATAAAGAATACCTGGTACGCTAGGGCAAACAGCAGTACTTTCTATGATAAAAGTACTAATTGGACCGGGATACTCGTTCTACATGGAGGAAACAACTCAACTACATGGAATAATCTATATAATAATTTATATGGTGGCCATCAACATTGCGTTCACATGGAATAA
- a CDS encoding helix-turn-helix domain-containing protein: MKLAKTKIIGDNIRQIREVVKNYKHSYVAEQLKITTRAYTNIENNVGDIALKKLEEIANIFVCRPADILITKKSRSDLTANTSTGHSYTPEIINPKKR; the protein is encoded by the coding sequence ATGAAATTAGCAAAAACGAAGATAATAGGCGATAATATCAGACAGATAAGAGAAGTTGTAAAAAATTATAAACATAGTTATGTAGCGGAACAACTAAAAATCACTACGAGAGCCTATACAAATATAGAAAATAATGTAGGGGATATAGCGCTTAAAAAATTGGAAGAAATAGCTAATATATTTGTATGCAGGCCAGCGGATATATTGATAACGAAAAAATCCCGATCCGACCTAACGGCCAACACCTCAACCGGTCATTCATATACGCCCGAGATCATTAACCCCAAAAAAAGATAA
- a CDS encoding helix-turn-helix domain-containing protein, which produces MEKKAIHQGRNVRRFREMLGLKQEALAYELGEEWNQKRVSTMEQKEQIQEDILEQVAAVLKVPVEAIKNFDEERAIFNIQNNYDNANQNVNYQFNPVDKLFQVIEENKALYERLLQSEREKVEILQKVLEGR; this is translated from the coding sequence ATGGAAAAAAAAGCAATACATCAAGGCAGGAACGTCCGACGGTTCAGAGAAATGCTAGGATTAAAGCAGGAGGCTTTAGCCTATGAATTGGGCGAAGAATGGAACCAGAAGCGCGTCTCTACCATGGAGCAAAAGGAGCAGATCCAGGAGGATATTTTAGAGCAGGTGGCAGCGGTGCTGAAAGTGCCTGTGGAGGCGATTAAGAATTTTGACGAGGAAAGGGCGATTTTTAATATCCAGAATAACTACGACAACGCAAATCAGAATGTCAATTACCAGTTCAATCCGGTCGATAAGCTCTTCCAGGTTATAGAGGAGAACAAGGCCTTGTACGAAAGATTGTTACAGTCCGAGCGGGAGAAGGTTGAGATATTGCAAAAGGTGCTGGAAGGCAGGTGA
- a CDS encoding type I restriction endonuclease subunit R → MYNAIAESNNFIVLDKYDKHSYTYEPAAGYQTEAALEREFIQDLVNLGYENAFHIKSLDQMLANARIQIQALNDMSFTDSEWVRFCEEYLNKASDDLVAKTHKIQNNHIYDFVFDDGHIQNIYIVDKKDIARNKVQVISQFEQKGTHANRYDVTILVNGLPLVQVELKKRGVAIREAFNQVHRYSKESLNAESSLFKYVQLFVISNGTDTRYFANTVERNKNSFDFTMNWAKADNNLIKDLKDFTATFFQKQTILNVILTYSVFDVSNTLLIMRPYQIAAAERILWKIRSAYNAKKWSTLEGGGYIWHTTGSGKTLTSFKAARLATELEFIDRVFFVVDRKDLDYQTMKEYQRFSPDSVNGSDNTVGLKRNIEKKDNKIIVTTIQKLNNLMKSEPNLDIYDKQVVFIFDEAHRSQFGEAQKNLKKKFKKYYQFGFTGTPIFPQNALGADTTASVFGRELHSYVITDAIRDEKVLKFKVDYNDVRPQFKSIEQEQDEKKLSAAENKKAFLHPARIKEISHYIIKNYRLKTHRNQAGNRGFNAMFAVSSVDAAKMYYEALNALQKDSERPLKIATIFSYAANEEQSAIGEIVDETFEPSAMDSTAKEFLSQAIGDYNAMFKTNFGVESNEFQNYYRDLANRVKKKEIDLIIVVGMFLTGFDAPTLNTLFVDKNLRYHGLMQAFSRTNRIYDATKTFGNIVTFRNLEQATIDAITLFGDKNTKNVVLEKSYKEYLEGFTDIVSGKARRGYNDIVHELNTKYPDPSEIVTEKDKNEFTKLFGEYLRVENILQNYDEFNHLKAFQAIDKSNPEAVEAFKEENFLTDEDIVFMEQMEVIPNRTVQDYRSTYNDIRDWIRREKSGKESEESGIDWDDVVFEIDLLKSQEINLDYILELIFEQNKKTKSKADLVEEVRRVIRASIGNRAKESLVVDYINETNLDTIEDKPSILDSFYEYAQRKQKEEVMELIANETLNEEAAKRYISNSLKREFATDNGTELNAILPKMSPLNPQFLTKKQSVFQKISALVDKFKGIGGF, encoded by the coding sequence ATGTACAACGCCATTGCCGAATCTAACAATTTCATCGTACTAGATAAATACGACAAGCATTCGTACACTTATGAGCCTGCAGCTGGTTACCAAACGGAAGCAGCTTTAGAGCGTGAATTTATTCAGGATTTAGTCAATCTGGGATATGAAAACGCTTTCCATATTAAGTCATTGGATCAGATGCTTGCGAACGCGCGTATACAGATACAAGCATTGAACGATATGAGCTTCACAGATAGCGAATGGGTGCGCTTCTGTGAGGAATACTTAAATAAAGCCAGTGATGATTTAGTAGCGAAAACACATAAAATACAGAATAATCATATCTATGATTTTGTGTTTGATGATGGGCATATTCAGAATATTTACATCGTTGATAAAAAGGACATTGCACGAAATAAGGTGCAGGTTATCTCGCAGTTTGAGCAGAAAGGAACACACGCCAATCGGTATGATGTAACGATCTTGGTGAATGGACTTCCTTTGGTGCAAGTTGAATTGAAGAAACGTGGGGTAGCTATTCGTGAGGCTTTCAACCAAGTGCACCGATACAGTAAAGAAAGTCTGAATGCGGAAAGTTCATTGTTTAAGTATGTACAGCTATTTGTGATTTCCAACGGAACAGATACGCGTTACTTTGCCAATACCGTAGAGCGCAACAAAAACAGTTTCGATTTTACGATGAACTGGGCGAAGGCGGATAATAATCTGATCAAAGATTTAAAGGATTTTACGGCTACATTCTTTCAGAAGCAAACGATTTTGAATGTTATACTGACGTATTCTGTATTTGATGTAAGCAATACGCTATTGATTATGCGACCCTATCAGATAGCGGCAGCCGAGCGAATCCTATGGAAGATAAGAAGTGCGTATAATGCTAAAAAATGGTCCACTCTGGAAGGTGGAGGCTATATTTGGCATACAACGGGATCGGGTAAAACCTTAACCAGTTTTAAAGCAGCTCGCTTAGCGACTGAATTAGAATTTATAGATAGGGTGTTCTTTGTGGTCGATAGAAAAGATTTGGACTATCAAACCATGAAGGAATACCAACGTTTTTCTCCCGATAGCGTGAATGGTTCCGATAATACGGTAGGGCTAAAACGAAATATTGAGAAGAAAGATAATAAGATCATTGTAACGACGATTCAGAAATTAAATAACCTGATGAAGAGCGAGCCTAACTTGGACATTTATGACAAGCAGGTGGTGTTTATCTTCGATGAAGCGCATCGTTCTCAATTTGGCGAAGCGCAAAAGAATCTAAAGAAGAAGTTTAAGAAATACTATCAATTTGGCTTTACAGGAACGCCCATCTTTCCACAAAATGCTTTGGGGGCAGATACCACAGCGAGTGTGTTTGGCAGAGAATTGCATTCTTATGTCATCACGGATGCGATTCGTGATGAAAAAGTATTGAAATTCAAGGTGGATTATAATGATGTACGTCCACAATTCAAAAGCATAGAGCAGGAACAAGATGAGAAAAAATTAAGTGCTGCTGAGAATAAAAAAGCATTTTTGCATCCTGCACGTATTAAGGAAATCTCTCATTATATTATAAAGAACTATCGTTTAAAAACACATCGCAATCAAGCAGGTAACAGAGGCTTCAATGCCATGTTTGCGGTAAGTAGTGTGGATGCCGCTAAGATGTATTACGAAGCGTTGAACGCGCTACAAAAAGACAGTGAACGTCCATTAAAAATAGCTACGATATTTTCATATGCAGCCAATGAAGAACAAAGCGCAATTGGTGAAATTGTAGATGAAACATTCGAGCCATCGGCTATGGATAGCACGGCTAAGGAATTTTTGTCGCAAGCCATTGGAGATTATAACGCTATGTTCAAAACGAATTTTGGGGTAGAAAGTAACGAGTTCCAGAACTACTACCGCGACTTGGCGAATCGCGTTAAGAAGAAAGAAATAGACTTAATTATTGTAGTGGGTATGTTCTTGACAGGATTTGATGCACCCACATTGAATACCTTGTTTGTAGACAAGAACTTGCGTTATCATGGATTGATGCAGGCGTTTTCTAGAACGAACCGTATCTATGATGCGACCAAGACGTTTGGAAATATCGTTACGTTTAGAAACCTAGAACAAGCGACTATTGATGCTATTACGTTGTTTGGGGATAAGAATACGAAGAATGTTGTATTAGAAAAGAGTTATAAAGAATACTTGGAAGGTTTTACGGACATTGTTTCCGGTAAAGCAAGAAGAGGATACAATGATATCGTACATGAATTAAATACCAAGTACCCTGATCCATCGGAAATCGTTACGGAGAAAGATAAGAATGAGTTTACCAAGCTATTCGGTGAATATTTACGCGTAGAAAATATTTTACAGAATTACGATGAGTTCAATCATTTGAAAGCGTTTCAAGCTATCGATAAATCTAACCCAGAAGCCGTAGAAGCCTTCAAAGAGGAGAATTTCTTGACGGATGAAGATATTGTTTTCATGGAACAGATGGAGGTAATACCGAACAGAACAGTTCAAGATTATCGCTCAACTTATAACGATATCCGTGATTGGATTCGAAGAGAAAAAAGTGGCAAAGAAAGTGAGGAATCGGGTATCGATTGGGATGATGTTGTATTTGAAATCGATTTGTTGAAATCACAGGAAATTAATTTAGATTATATCCTGGAGTTGATTTTTGAACAGAATAAGAAAACGAAGAGCAAAGCGGATCTTGTTGAGGAGGTGCGTAGGGTGATTCGTGCGAGTATAGGCAATAGAGCGAAAGAAAGTTTAGTGGTGGATTATATCAACGAAACCAACTTAGATACTATTGAGGATAAACCATCGATATTAGATTCTTTTTATGAATATGCCCAGCGTAAGCAGAAAGAGGAAGTAATGGAATTGATTGCTAATGAGACTTTGAATGAAGAAGCTGCTAAGCGTTATATATCAAATTCCTTAAAGCGTGAGTTTGCAACAGATAATGGTACGGAACTGAATGCTATCTTGCCAAAAATGAGTCCGTTAAATCCTCAGTTTTTGACGAAAAAACAAAGTGTTTTTCAGAAGATCAGTGCCCTAGTGGATAAGTTTAAGGGCATTGGAGGGTTTTAG
- a CDS encoding relaxase/mobilization nuclease domain-containing protein: MIGKASLGSYIKGILEYCYYDKELTARMKRQLRPEDIRGELVYIQNLALKMHSDGRINLDYLARQYIDNHQNNKRLNKYVWHQSFSFAPGERLDDEKIIEISTEFAREFGFEQNQMVVFKHQDTEHFHFHIIANRINHNGKNTADHFNNYARTGRFCRRMEQELSLIATPDMKINQKRQSELEVKDKVHLKLKIVIDKLLPEVSSIQQLKERLAGEGYKTYLGRGISFFHSSTKVKMKGSDLGRNYSLAALEKALGQQVAMESNQNQERVRRRKQGLRV; encoded by the coding sequence ATGATCGGTAAAGCAAGCCTGGGCAGTTACATCAAGGGGATATTGGAATACTGCTACTATGACAAGGAACTTACCGCCAGGATGAAAAGGCAGCTTAGGCCTGAAGACATCCGGGGCGAGCTTGTCTATATTCAGAACCTGGCCCTCAAAATGCATAGTGACGGTAGGATTAACCTGGACTACTTGGCAAGACAATACATCGACAACCACCAAAACAATAAAAGGCTTAATAAATACGTCTGGCACCAATCCTTTAGTTTTGCTCCGGGTGAGCGGCTTGACGACGAAAAGATTATTGAGATTTCGACAGAGTTCGCAAGGGAGTTTGGTTTTGAGCAGAATCAGATGGTAGTCTTTAAACATCAGGATACTGAGCACTTTCATTTTCACATTATCGCCAACCGGATCAACCACAACGGAAAGAATACGGCGGACCATTTTAATAATTATGCTCGAACTGGAAGATTCTGCCGGAGGATGGAGCAGGAGCTCAGCTTAATCGCAACCCCGGATATGAAGATCAACCAGAAACGACAAAGCGAGCTGGAAGTAAAAGACAAGGTGCACTTAAAACTGAAAATAGTAATAGACAAGTTACTGCCGGAAGTGTCTTCTATACAGCAGTTGAAAGAGAGATTAGCAGGCGAAGGTTACAAGACTTATCTAGGCCGGGGAATCTCTTTCTTTCATAGCTCAACTAAGGTTAAGATGAAAGGGTCCGATTTGGGTCGGAATTATTCGCTAGCTGCACTGGAAAAAGCATTAGGCCAGCAAGTTGCAATGGAATCAAACCAGAATCAGGAAAGGGTCAGAAGAAGGAAACAGGGGCTTAGGGTTTGA
- a CDS encoding four helix bundle protein, with translation MRDNVVKNKSFVFAVRIVKLYQYLCEQKKEFVLSKQLLRSGTSVGAMVREAEHAESKTDFKHKIAIAQKEINEALYWLELLQATNYLNDEQFKSIHKDAEELIKLITSILKTTKNNLN, from the coding sequence ATGAGAGATAATGTCGTAAAAAACAAGAGTTTTGTATTTGCGGTAAGGATTGTTAAGTTGTATCAATATTTGTGTGAACAGAAAAAAGAATTTGTTCTATCGAAGCAATTGTTACGATCAGGAACATCTGTTGGCGCAATGGTTCGCGAGGCAGAACATGCAGAATCTAAAACAGATTTTAAGCATAAAATAGCCATCGCACAAAAAGAAATAAACGAAGCACTTTATTGGCTAGAACTTTTACAAGCAACCAATTATCTAAACGATGAGCAATTCAAAAGTATACATAAAGATGCCGAAGAACTCATAAAACTAATAACTTCCATCCTCAAAACAACCAAAAATAATCTTAATTAA